In Quercus robur chromosome 10, dhQueRobu3.1, whole genome shotgun sequence, a genomic segment contains:
- the LOC126702112 gene encoding cytochrome P450 72A397-like, whose protein sequence is MGVINYEGEKWAKHRKIINPAFHLEKLKLMLPAFYQSCIDMISQWERLTSENGSCELDVWPYLENMSSKVISRTAFGSSYKEGRRIFELQREQAQLFVKVSQFVYFPGLRFLPTKTHRRMKEIAIEVQDLLMGIINKREKACNGRNDNLLGILMESNSREIMEFGNKKSAGMSIKDVIEECKLFYLVGEETTSVLLVWTMVLLSKYPNWQARAREEVLQVFSKNKLDFDGLNRLKIVTMILNEALRLYPPAASLLRRVHKETKLGNMIIPAGVEIALPIILVHHDYELWGENAKQFNLERFSEGISKATKGQVSFFPFGGGPRICVGQNFALVETKMALSLILQNFSFETSSSYAHAPCSIITLQPQFGAHIILHKI, encoded by the exons ATGGGAGTAATAAACTACGAGGGTGAGAAATGGGCTAAACACAGAAAGATTATCAACCCTGCTTTCCATTTAGAGAAGTTGAAG CTTATGTTACCTGCATTTTATCAAAGTTGCATTGATATGATTAGCCAGTGGGAGAGGTTGACCTCTGAAAATGGATCCTGTGAGTTAGACGTATGGCCTTATCTTGAAAACATGTCAAGCAAAGTGATTTCAAGAACAGCATTTGGAAGTAGCtataaagaaggaagaagaatattTGAACTTCAAAGAGAGCAAGCACAACTTTTTGTAAAAGTATCACAATTTGTATACTTTCCTGGACTAAG GTTTTTACCGACTAAGACACACAGAAGGATGAAGGAAATTGCAATAGAAGTACAAGACTTACTAATGGGAATCATTAACAAAAGGGAGAAGGCATGCAATGGCAGAAATGACAACTTATTAGGCATACTAATGGAATCAAATTCTAGAGAGATTATGGAATTTGGTAATAAGAAGAGTGCCGGAATGAGTATTAAGGATGTAATTGAGGAATGTAAGCTTTTCTACCTTGTCGGGGAAGAGACAACCTCGGTTTTACTTGTTTGGACAATGGTTTTGTTGAGTAAGTATCCAAATTGGCAAGCTCGTGCAAGAGAAGAGGTTTTGCAAGTCTTTAGTAAGAACAAACTTGACTTCGATGGGTTAAATCGCCTTAAAATT GTAACCATGATATTGAATGAGGCTCTGAGGTTGTACCCACCAGCAGCTTCGCTACTTCGAAGAGTTCACAAGGAAACTAAGTTGGGAAATATGATTATACCAGCTGGAGTGGAGATTGCTCTACCAATAATCCTAGTCCACCATGATTATGAACTGTGGGGTGAGAATGCAAAACAGTTTAACCTGGAGAGATTTTCAGAAGGCATTTCAAAGGCAACAAAGGGCCAAGTATCATTCTTCCCATTTGGTGGGGGTCCGAGGATATGTGTGGGTCAAAACTTTGCTCTAGTAGAGACCAAGATGGCCTTGTCACTCATTTTGCAGAACTTCTCATTTGAGACGTCTTCATCCTATGCTCATGCTCCTTGCTCAATCATAACTCTTCAACCTCAATTTGGCGCTCACATTATATTACATAAGATATAG